One segment of Clarias gariepinus isolate MV-2021 ecotype Netherlands chromosome 6, CGAR_prim_01v2, whole genome shotgun sequence DNA contains the following:
- the pfkfb4b gene encoding 6-phosphofructo-2-kinase/fructose-2,6-bisphosphatase 4b produces MTSAQDVVLAPVALPRELAQNPLHKTWMPRRSGVSGARISHRRVCMTNCPTLIVTVGLPARGKTYISKKLTRYLNWIGVSTKEFNVGQYRRECMKVYRNFEFFRPDNEEGLKIRKQCALAALNDVRQFLSVDGGHVAVFDATNTTRERRKMILRFAEQNGYKVFFVESVCDDPAVIAQNIVQVKLNSPDYIDCNTEEAVQDFMKRIKCYENLYEPLDETLDRDLSYIKVMDVGMRYSVNRVMDHIQSRIVYYLMNIHITPRSIYLCRHGESELNLWGRIGGDSGLSTRGKQFAGCLGKFIQEQDIKDLKVWTSQMKRTIQTAEALGVPYEQWKALNEIDAGVCEEMTYEEIQEHYPLEFALRDQDKFRYRYPKGESYEDLVQRLEPVIMELERQENVLVICHQAVMRCLLAYFLDKSADELPYLKCPLHTALKLTPVAYGCKVESVCLNVEAVNTHRDKPENVAVSRLAEEALLTVPAHQ; encoded by the exons ATGACTTCCGCTCAGGACGTAGTGCTCGCGCCGGTCGCTCTGCCCCGGGAGCTCGCGCAGAACCCTCTGCATAAGACCTGGATGCCGCGCAGGAGCGGAGTGTCGGGAGCGCGCATTTCTCACAGGAGAG TATGCATGACTAACTGTCCCACCCTCATAGTGACTGTGGGGTTGCCAGCTAGAGGAAAAACCTACATCTCTAAAAAACTCACTCGATACCTCAACTGGATCGGTGTTTCAACTAAAG agtttaaTGTTGGACAGTACCGGAGAGAGTGTATGAAGGTCTACAGGAACTTTGAGTTTTTTCGTCCTGATAATGAGGAGGGACTGAAAATCAGAAA acaGTGTGCCCTGGCGGCGCTGAACGATGTGAGACAGTTCCTCAGTGTGGACGGAGGACACGTAGCT GTGTTTGATGCCACGAACACCACAAGAGAGAGGAGGAAAATGATCTTGAGATTCGCTGAACAAAATGGTTACAAG gtgtttTTCGTTGAGTCCGTGTGTGATGATCCAGCGGTTATTGCTCAGAATATTGTG caGGTGAAGTTAAACAGTCCTGATTATATTGACTGTAACACTGAGGAGGCGGTGCAGGACTTTATGAAGAGGATTAAATGCTATGAAAACCTGTACGAGCCGCTGGACGAGACACTGGACCG agaCCTGTCCTACATTAAGGTGATGGATGTGGGGATGCGGTATTCAGTAAACCGTGTGATGGACCACATTCAGAGCCGCATCGTGTATTACCTGATGAATATTCACATCACTCCTCGCTCCATCTACCTCTGTCGCCACGGCGAGAGCGAGCTCAACCTCTGGGGGCGTATCGGGGGCGATTCAGGCCTGTCCACCCGTGGCAAGCAG TTCGCAGGGTGTTTGGGGAAATTCATTCAGGAACAGGACATAAAGGATCTGAAAGTGTGGACGAGTCAAATGAAGAGAACCATCCAGACTGCAGAGGCACTCGGGGTTCCGTACGAACAGTGGAAAGCTCTCAATGAGATAGAtgca GGCGTGTGTGAGGAGATGACGTATGAGGAGATTCAGGAACATTATCCTCTGGAATTTGCACTGCGAGATCAGGACAAGTTTCGATATCGCTACCCTAAAGGAGAG TCATATGAGGATCTGGTGCAGCGTCTGGAACCCGTGATTATGGAGCTGGAGAGGCAGGAGAACGTTCTAGTGATCTGTCATCAGGCCGTCATGCGCTGCCTCCTCGCCTACTTCCTGGACAAGAGTGCAG ATGAGCTGCCGTACCTGAAATGTCCCTTACACACCGCACTGAAACTCACACCTGTGGCTTATG GGTGTAAAGTGGAGTCTGTGTGTCTGAATGTGGAGgcagtgaacacacaccgagacAAACCTGAG AATGTGGCGGTGTCTCGCTTGGCTGAGGAGGCGCTGCTCACTGTCCCTGCACACCAGTGa